CCTGGGTCCCTGTGCACCCGCCACCTTCAATCAAACACAACTTGGCAGAAATGGTGCTAGTTTTATTTTACCAATGgctgcaatatttttttaaaaatgaacgtgtattatttaaaaatggaaactCATATTCAGATTTTGGGAGTGAGCCGATATGCTCGCCTTCACATCTGGAAATTTCAGTTTTAACCAACGCCTGAGGAAAATGCCGTGCAGTGTCAAGTGTAACACTGTGGTTATTTGCACTGTTGAGATCAGGGAATAATGTTCCCAGAAGATGGATGCTTCAGAGATATTAGAGCAGCCCATATCCAGGTCAATACCCAGAAGTGCTTTCGCTATCTCACCACTATGTTTTATACTTGGTTTCTTTAATTAAATGATTAAAACACTACTTCAAAATAACAAAAGAACACATAAATAAACATCTCACTATAGTATTTCATTGCTTTAAACTATGCTGTGTACATGCTGAGAGCTCAAGGGACTCTAGTTTATCATGTTCTGATGGATCATAATATCTTTGAACACCTCCTACATTTACAAAGTATGGCCTtgtacaataaaaatgtggaaaaCAGGATTATTTAATTTTACAGTTTGAAATCAAATTTGTGGAATGCAAAACTAAACTGCCCAGTGTCTGTATAGAAACACAGCATCTAATATTATGCAATTTATCTGCCTCATTTTATAAAAGTGGCAGCATTATGTAGAAATCCCTGCTTTTATGTATTCATTCCGATGGCTATAGGAAAtagattgtaatttttttttttttaaaacactggaCACAAAAATTGGCAGGCATCCAGCATCTTTAGACAGAAGCTCGATTGAGACAGATTTCCATGATTTCTAAAAATGAATTACTTTCcttttaaaataaatacaatgCAGTTGACATCTTTCATTGATCTGGCtttgaaaaaaaattatttaagtaAACAAAGGCTTGACGTGTCCGCTGTGGCAGGAAACCACTGGCTAAAGGTAGGAAGAGAGAGTCCTTTCTGCTCACTGGGTTTGGTAGCCTGCCATGCCAAATCCTGCTTGGTTGGTTATCACACTGGGACTTTGACCTTGTGGAGGCTGCACTCCGTAGTTAGCACCCATCCACGTAGCAGTGGGCGGTGTCTGACTGCAAGACAAAAGGTGGAGACAAAGCACTGGAGTGAGGTATGACTAAATAACCAGTGTTACACAACCAAAACAGGACCACCACCTCTTCCAAAACTCAGTGCTAAGATAATTACATagcttggataaacttggatacATTACAAACTTTTCTTGTCCAAGTCATTTTAATTAGTGAACAGCTGAGTCCCCGATGCAGATGTTATCCACAAAATAAACCTCAAACAGAATGGCAAATGGCTCATTCTGTTCATAGTTTTGAGACAATAATATTCTGATCAGTTTATTCTTTAGATTTCCCCCCACACAATGCACAAgttttaaacttaaacaaactttcCATTTCTTCTTAATTACCTTTTTGCCAGTGTTCTAAAGGCCACCTGTGGCAAGCGGAAAAGTAGACTCCATTAAAAGACAGGGGCTCAGAAAGATACCATTCTGTCATGCAGTAAACTGACGTTCCATCACCAAGTTAACATTCCTTTTTCTCAACAGGTAAACAGATTCCCGCAAACCCTTCAATACAACTTGATCTGGCACataacagcctgaagaagggtctcgcccgaaacatcacccattccttctctccagagatgctgcctgtcccgctgagttactccagcattttgtgtttatccgaCACATAATAATATATTTCAACAcagaagaattttttttaaatgttctcttACTCCATTCTGAATCCTTGTTGATTCCAGGTTTGTCCATAAACTCCATAAGGTGGCATTTGCCAGCCATTAGGCATATACTGCCCaaactgttgagtgtttccatacCACTGGCCAAACTGGCTCCAAGGTTGAGGATAGCTCATTTGATTTTGCTAATACAAaggacaaataaaaataaatgagagGAAGGGGTTAAGAAACACAGCAAAAATAACGATGTTTTATCCAGCAATCTTCCACTAATCACAAAATCAGCATTACTGGGACAAGATTATGAAAACCAAGTCCGTTTCAAGCAATTCAAGGCTGAAGAATTTGAACAATTAACTGTTTGCCTCTGCCACAATCACCCTTCTCATTGATCCATACACGTCTTAACCATGTTTTATCCAGCAATCTTCCACTAATCAAAATCAGCATTACTGGACAAGATTATAATGCAGTTTTAACCTGGTTTTACTGCTGTCATTCAAATTAGAAATATCCAAACTAATATGATTAGAGATTGTTTTCAGAAAAAATATTCAATGTTAGACACTATGTCAACTTTAAAGAATAATCAGAGAGAAAAAGAATGATCTGAACTCACTTGTTGGAACTGTCCCATGCCATCGGGTGTTTCTTTGCCCCAGTAACATTTGACAATGTGCCCTTCTATGGTAGTTCCATTGACTGAGACGATCGCATGTGCAGCACTTTCATGCGATGAAAAACTAAGAAAAATAGAAACACTTTATATACCGACTTTCAATCTTCCAAGCATTACAGCTATTACAATTCATGTTTTACTCAGAGGACAAATGGAGCCAGCTGAATGCTGATGGGAATCAGTCTTTGGAACAGATTATAAATCTGTCACTTATTTTCTCTGTGTAACAAATCAATGCTGAAAGGCAGTCCACATAATTttaagtaggaaagaactgcagatgctggtttaaatcgaaggtagacacaaaatgctggagtaactcagcggaacaagcagcataattccttctctccagagatgctgcctgtcccactgaattactccggcattttgtgtctactttcctacttaatattaaaatgtaaatCCACACAGTCCACATGTATGAATTGTTAAATTAACAAGTCTGCCAATGCTGGTCATAAAATGGAGACAATCACTTCCTAAAACCACAATAAATTTGAAAGTCCTCAAGCAGTATGAAAATCTTGATTTAAAACTTTACAATGGATTTCCAGTGGACAGTCACATTTATCAATTATAATTTGTATCATTTTAATgtattaaatgttttaattaatcaCTAATGAGATAAGTATGTGTCTTGCAAATGTGGGGTCTGTATTGTTTAAACTACATTTGCTACAGGGGTTTTGGATCGTTACTGCACTTATGTCAATAGTATattggacaatggaggacctggtgtgggggtgTAGAACAAAGGAGGTGCCAGCCTCCATACgaagtgctttgtaactttgtctgcgccATATGCATACCTTGCATATACAggcgaggaatttcactgtgccttgtcacatgacaataatgtatTCCATTTCATATTTAAGCAGAACACCATGGCAATGAAAAATTCTCATTTGAAAATAATTCCAGTTACGAGCCAAATATTAAATTGGATAATTATGCACATTAACCATCCTTGCTGAAGCATTAGTTGGCATATTGATATTTAATTTATATGTTGGTTTATTACATTTTATGGACTAGGCTTTAGATTGTAAATTAAACAATCCAAATTtcttaagggtctcaacccaaaatgtcacctatccatgttgtccacgaatgctgcctgaccttctgagttactccagcactgagtgtctttttttgtaaaccatcacctGTAGTTCTTTTGTTTCCACAATCCAATTTTCTCACTCTTCGAGTTCTGATAAAGGGTCATCGACAGTGCTAACTGTTTGTCTCCAAATATGTTATGTGATCTGATGAATATTttgagcattttgtttttaattgtgaATATTCAAGGCCTGAACATACCGTACAAATGAATATCCTTTCTCAGGAAACACTCTGATTTCCATGATTTGTCCAAAGGGCGAAAATGTCTGGCGCATGAGTTGCTCTAAAATAGAAACATATTTTGAAGCAAGGTTTGAGAAATATCTTCAACAGATTAAGGATTTACTGGATATTCAATGCATTTGTAATGCTCACCACGCCAACCAGAATACAGGCTACCTTAAATTATGCTGCTTTTGTAGGTTTATAGAAAGTTGTTTATATACATACATTGCTATTTATGCAATTTGTTAAAAACAGAATAGTCACAGTGGTCCATTTGGAAATCAATGTTGAATATGGACATTTATTCAAGGAAGATTGGATATTTATTATATGAGCAGATTGCAAATTCAATTTTTACATTCAAATTATTGTCTACAGTTGTCATAAAAGAGGAATTAGTTGAGAGAGTAACTACTGAATGTTTTTAAAGGGCCCCACTGCTAATTCCCataccgacctctctgtcctgggcctcttccactgccagggtgaggacacatgcaaactggaagaacagcatctcgtattctgtttcggcagcttacaatccaatggtatgaatattgaattcttaaCTTTCAAAGTAAACCTGCCCCCGCACCTTTCTTTCCAATGCCCCATCATCTagttcctttcccctcttccatctccACCTTCTGCTTATCTCCCACTCTTCCCTTGTCTGGATCCTCTACATTCTCTATCCCCACACCCCCATACTCTGCAGCATGTCCCTGTAATCATAACTATTCCACATCCATTTATATCTGATTGTGCAGTCAATTCATGTAGCTCACTGTGACtaatttgcttttttttccaGACACAATGCCTTCAAGCTTGCACTACTTGTGTCCTTCCCCTATCGCTCGATACTCCGTCCCTGCCTTGTAGATTCCTGTCTTTTGTTTGCATGCACGTATTACAGATATTAGGTATTACCTGTCAGTCCAACGGCTATGCCACCACAATAAACTGTGCAGTTGCTAGGACTGGATTGATTGACAACTTCTTCATAGGACAGCTGTTTGGTATTTGCTGTAAAATGGAAAACTTGCATGTTAAAATAAATGCCATAATCACAGCCACCGAGATATTTTTTAATCTATTTCTCCAATAATCACAAAACAAGCCTTCAGAATGACAATTTTAATTTCACATGGTTTGTCATGACATTATACAATTCAAGAACTGTTTTTTAACAAAACTCCACAATACTAACTGTGTGAAGCTGCTCATCAGGCCCATCATACTATTTGATATTTATGAACACATCTAATTACAAAGTATATTTATGCTGTTAAAACACATGAAATTCTATATCGCACTATACTGCTCGTTTCACATACGTTCTGATGTAGTCTTTGGTGCTGGAGGCTTGCGAGTTGCCCAATTTGTTCGGATCTGCCTTCCTCCAAGCCACTGCCCACCCATCTGTTGAATGGCATTCTCAGCATCCTGACATAAAATGAAAACAAGCCGTCAGAAATGGATGAAACAATCAAATTACAGCATTTAGCAACAAAGTTGGAGAAAGGTGATGGGTTTTTTAGCATTGGGCATCAGCAAACACTTCCAGTAAATCTGACAAGGATCTGCCACTCCAGTTCTTTCAGCGTGTCCTTGCAGCGTGTAGCAATGCTCATCCAACCCATTTGCCCAATACACGTCTCTTCCAATGGAGATCACTAGGacattagtgatagtagaattaggcctctcggcccatcaagtctactccgccattcaatcatggctgatctgtttctcCCTtcgaaccccattctcttgccttctccccaaaacctccgaCGTGTGTACTAATGAAAAATCATCAGTCCTTTCTTTGTTTAGGAAATTATTCTTTCATTACTTTGATTACACAATTAGCGCACATTGGAAGGGATATAACAAAAATATAAAACAGTTAAGGCGACTTTGAGAGGTGAAAACTGCAATAGATATGGCAGAACCATCAGTGTTGTCAAAAAATAAAAGGTCTGCCAAAGGAGGCCAAACATGCAAAGTTATTTTAAAATGCAGTTTGAGAAGATTGAATACTAACATCCGATAAGCATTATCAGAGCCCGCAAGTAGTAACAATCATAGTTTGCATGAGTCTTTACAAGTTATGAGCGATCCAAGTTTTCTTCTTAGTCATGGAATTTTTGAAAACATTAATCAGCTGACAAATGAACTAGTTTCATAACAGCAAATTGTACCAAATATAAATGTTCTCTTACCCACTTATTATAGAAGGATACAAAACCATACCCTTTGGATTTTCCTGTCGCCAAATCTTTAACCACTCTAGCATCactgaaaatataaataaataaggcATAATAAATACATTTCTTGCTGGAATAAGTTTACTGTAGAGAATAAAAGACaggaaccacacacacacacacacaatgcttattgtcaagacatcacatcTCACCTTTGCAAAAGGAACCACTTAATGCAAGACACCATATTCTACAAAGCACTTTTCTCCATTATAAAATGTACTACATCTTGATCTGCTAATTCAGTTACAACAACTATAACGTGGTAAACATGCAAACTGTGACTGCGCTGGCTAACATACTTACAGGCGTTTTTTCGTTTTAAAAGCTATTCAAATAGTTTGTAAGTTCATTcattgtaaaaaataaaaaaaagctaACTGCCTGCTAGGCATGGTCAAAGTAGCCATTCCTAGTTGAATAAGTCACCAGGCCAAATCAAAGAAAAAAAGTTTAGATTGAACAATTCATTGAATGGCTTTCCTTAACCATGCACAATACATAGTACTTGTTGCCAACAAGTATTCTACCTATTCTTAAAAATACAGTAtatgaaatagaaaaaaaactagaaaaataaaaaataggaaTTAAAAGGCATACATCGCCTGTTAACAATTCTTTTAGTTTCTCGGTAGGGTGAATTCGTTACCCCCTTTTTGGACTGTGGGCAGCTGTAAATTTTGAGAAATTGAGATTTTCAGAAACGGTTGCAATATTCAGAGAAAACTAATAAGATACTGTATTTCCAAAATTGTTAACAGAACTACGCAGACTAGAATATATGAAAAGTGCATTATATACAGACAGGATCAGATCACTAAAGAGTCGATCGTGAACTATTTTAagtaaaattgaaaaaaaacaaagttaatTATCTGTTTACAAAGACAAAAGGAAATAAGAAAACTACAACTGAGTGAACGATTATCCACTGTGACAGTCCCTTGTGTTAGCCATGGAAATCCTGTCCATTCTTCAGAGATATTCTGTAAAATAACCACAGCCCTATTATTTGAAATTGATTCAGAACCCATCTATGGTGTATCTTCTTTTGCCCCAATTATTGGTAATTATGTGAATGTCCAGGTTAAATGTTTCTCAGGTGATTTGttaactcataattttataaatatgCTTTTCAAAAAAATCTATTATGAATAGCTAGTATGAATAAATTGCTTTTTTTACCTTCAGTTGTGAATGCTTTGGGAACATCTATGACATGCTTCTGTATAAAATGCATTTGGAGTCCATGTTTAACATGAGATTACCATGCAACCGCACGTGAAAATATCAACTCTGTGTGGATCAAGAGTAGAGGACACAAACTGTCTGTGAGGAGGTGTTGTTTGATCTTGTACGAGTACTGCTCCATCACTTTAAATCTAATATCTGGCTTGATTTTGTTGACCCACATAGACTGGATTTTATCCTACATCCAAAGAAACCCCAATAATATTATTAGCACCCATATTTTATTTAAGTAAAATGAAGCTGTGATGTAATGAACAATTAAtcagtttttttaaaatatgatttAACTTGGGAAAACAATATGAAATTTCATATTAAAATTAATTCCAGGTTCCAATGCCACACAGCCCCCATGCTAAAGAGATGCATGGTTGGTCCCCTCCCAGCTGCACAACGTTGCTCAACCAATCTCATTCAAGGCATTTTCCAGTGGCACAGGGTTTTTACCCATTCAAACCTTCTCACTTCAGCATATCACCACCAACCATCTTTCTCAGATCAGTTTAGAAACTTACCACTGTTTATTGATGACAGAATCCCTATATGGAGGTTCCAAATCCAGTTTACACCCACAAAACTAATTTGCAACAGTTACTGAAGTATGTGttaatttgctggctttacaaaTCACCATTATTTTATACCATAGCCCCTTTGTTTTGTTATTATCGGTGATGCAGGAATGTAGTTTTTGTCAATAACCCATCTTAACAATGTAACCTGCTTGATAGCTTTTATCTATCAACATCACGAGCTGATGCCAGAATGCCTCCAAGAAGCTAAAAATAACCAACGACAACTTTAGCAACAGTACTTTTTGCTACTACCTGACCACATCCATGTAGGCCAACAAATAACACCTTCAAGCTCAAATGGATGAATGTTTGACATTATAAAACTCAGATTGAAGCCAAGACTGTAATGCTGCACTAGATGTTAATATAGTATTAAAAATAATCAATAACCTGTACCTTCTACATGGAACAGACGGGCAGCATTCTGCAAACACAGTGAAGTGAAGGACAACGAGAGGAATGCATTAAAATTCCTAGAGCCCTTTGAGTATTGGGAGGTTATTTCAACCATCAAATTACACACCCTTCGCGAGAACACCTTCAAAACATTCAATACAAACATACACAGATTATTTTTTTACTTCAACGCAGAAATGCTTCTGCAGTCTTCCAAAGGAAAGAAGAGTTAGTTTAATATTTGAAGTTAAGGTAAGTTATGTGAGAAAGCTAAATGATCCCCCCTCAAAACAAATCTGGAAAAAATGCCAATATATTTTGTGCCTTGCACAACATGCTTTGCTTCACTACTTAGAACATTTAAGATATTATATTACTGGAATACACAGAAGATTACAAAGTTCTGCAGTGACGATGGTCTCCACATTGTGCAGTTCCAATGATACACAATCAAAAGGTGACATACCCCATGGAGATATAAGTACCAAACTTCTCTTAAATGTCTGGATCACTGCAACTCAACAAAATGCCAATGACCCAGCTACAACTGCAATATTTTACAATCACAAAGTCTAAACCAAATAATTAAATAGAAGTGGTTTCAATGGTGGGTGAATGCTTTCATAGAGATAAATAAGCTTCCAATTACATGGTAGGGTAGCATATCACGATATTTGACCCCAgttatgtattaaaaaaaaatcaaacaggaTTTTCTTGTTAAGCTTGAAACTCCTGTATGATGAATTTGTAATAAACCCAGACACAAAACAGTACAAAAAATGTAAACATTACACTTTTAAGTTAAGGAATGTACATAAATAAGAGCCTGCCTTTCCAAACCATAACACTCTGGCTTATGCTGACAACGGTATGAAGGTTCTGCTAGAAAGCTGTGACTTGCAAAAGGTGAAGATTAACAGCTCGTTTATCAAATACCATTCCCAATATTCAAGGAAAGAGTTGTAAGGTGTGTTTGGAGAATTAATATAGCAAAGGACGTGAATCCATGCCCAAGCTTTTGCTCACACACTTGGCATGTACCAGAGGGGCACTGGATATCCATTCCGACACAATCTCTTCATTGTGCAGATGCAAAAGGCTCTTCAAGGATCCTCACCTGTGCTATTCTCTTCCTGAAGAAAAACGTGATGACTATAACATTCACTCTGCCATCTTTTCCTCCCACCGAAAAGTAGAtattttttgtgtttatcctATCGACCATCGAGTTTGTGCCATATTTGGAATACCTTTCTTTGCGTTCTCTGTAAACAATTCTGTTTTGTTCTTCAGATGTACAACAGTGATGACGGATGTCCTGAGGAGGCCACCCACAGGCTTCAGTAACCTCACTAAGTGGCACCAAATGTGGTAActgaaatttcactgtactttaattggtatatgtgacaaaaaCTGACCTTGTAACCTATACCTGTCAGCAAGCCATTACTGGCCACCTCCATTAGCTTCAGGTTGGCGCAGTCTGCGAGACAACAAAGCAAGCAATAAGAAGGAAACAACCACTTCACATCCTTGGCATTCAGCTGGAACCCAGGCAATTTCCCTTTGCTAGAAGGGTAACTAGGCGGAGACCAGGTTTCCTTAAGAATCAGCGCGGGAATCTGTGCAGGAATTGGGTGAAATCTTAAATGAATATTCGTGCGGATTTACTGTGCAGATGGACAAGGAAGCTGCTGGGTTCAGGGAGAGAACAGCGATATCTTGGAGCATATCAATGTCACGCAGTTGGCATTGGAGGCAGTGAAGGCGTAAATATGGATACATTTTAGACTATCCTGGTGACTGGAACAGCATTATAAGCACAgtggcatggtggtagagttgatgtcttgcagcgccagaaacctgggttcgatcctgactacgggtgcagtctgtacggagtttgtagtttGTTCAGTTTGTATacagtttgttctccctgtgactgcatgggttttctccaggtactctggttttctcccacatccaaaagatgtgcaggtttgtagtttaattggccaatgtaaataatccctagtgtgtgtaggatagaagtcgTGTataggagatcgctggtcggcgcagactcagtgggatgagtgcttgtttcaatgctgtatctctaaactaaacacatgggatccaaggtgagGCATTAGCTCAGGTACCTGAATGAGCAGGGCACAGAAAGATATGAAATACCCTGCATTAACTGACCTTATTTTTGTCCCAGTACCAGGATCAGCCTGCACTACTAACATTTATCTGCCTGCGGATTAGTCGTCACATTTAGACCACAGGTTTCTGAGGAGAAGTGAAGCAGATAATGCCAATTTT
Above is a window of Leucoraja erinacea ecotype New England chromosome 35, Leri_hhj_1, whole genome shotgun sequence DNA encoding:
- the tia1 gene encoding nucleolysin TIA-1 isoform X2 → MDGYVGNLSRDVTEALILQLFSQIGPCKSCKMIVETGNDPYCFVEFYEHRHAAAALAAMNGRKIMGKEVKVNWATTPSSQKKDTSTFINSTDHFHVFVGDLSPEITTEDIKAAFAPFGRISDARVVKDLATGKSKGYGFVSFYNKWDAENAIQQMGGQWLGGRQIRTNWATRKPPAPKTTSEPNTKQLSYEEVVNQSSPSNCTVYCGGIAVGLTEQLMRQTFSPFGQIMEIRVFPEKGYSFVRFSSHESAAHAIVSVNGTTIEGHIVKCYWGKETPDGMGQFQQQNQMSYPQPWSQFGQWYGNTQQFGQYMPNGWQMPPYGVYGQTWNQQGFRMDQTPPTATWMGANYGVQPPQGQSPSVITNQAGFGMAGYQTQ
- the tia1 gene encoding nucleolysin TIA-1 isoform X4 is translated as MMMEDDGQPRTLYVGNLSRDVTEALILQLFSQIGPCKSCKMIVETGNDPYCFVEFYEHRHAAAALAAMNGRKIMGKEVKVNWATTPSSQKKDTSNHFHVFVGDLSPEITTEDIKAAFAPFGRISDARVVKDLATGKSKGYGFVSFYNKWDAENAIQQMGGQWLGGRQIRTNWATRKPPAPKTTSEPNTKQLSYEEVVNQSSPSNCTVYCGGIAVGLTEQLMRQTFSPFGQIMEIRVFPEKGYSFVRFSSHESAAHAIVSVNGTTIEGHIVKCYWGKETPDGMGQFQQQNQMSYPQPWSQFGQWYGNTQQFGQYMPNGWQMPPYGVYGQTWNQQGFRMDQTPPTATWMGANYGVQPPQGQSPSVITNQAGFGMAGYQTQFPGENVCFPPIVSQAAQCPGRPSS
- the tia1 gene encoding nucleolysin TIA-1 isoform X1, whose amino-acid sequence is MDGYVGNLSRDVTEALILQLFSQIGPCKSCKMIVETGNDPYCFVEFYEHRHAAAALAAMNGRKIMGKEVKVNWATTPSSQKKDTSTFINSTDHFHVFVGDLSPEITTEDIKAAFAPFGRISDARVVKDLATGKSKGYGFVSFYNKWDAENAIQQMGGQWLGGRQIRTNWATRKPPAPKTTSEPNTKQLSYEEVVNQSSPSNCTVYCGGIAVGLTEQLMRQTFSPFGQIMEIRVFPEKGYSFVRFSSHESAAHAIVSVNGTTIEGHIVKCYWGKETPDGMGQFQQQNQMSYPQPWSQFGQWYGNTQQFGQYMPNGWQMPPYGVYGQTWNQQGFRMDQTPPTATWMGANYGVQPPQGQSPSVITNQAGFGMAGYQTQFPGENVCFPPIVSQAAQCPGRPSS
- the tia1 gene encoding nucleolysin TIA-1 isoform X5, whose product is MIVETGNDPYCFVEFYEHRHAAAALAAMNGRKIMGKEVKVNWATTPSSQKKDTSTFINSTDHFHVFVGDLSPEITTEDIKAAFAPFGRISDARVVKDLATGKSKGYGFVSFYNKWDAENAIQQMGGQWLGGRQIRTNWATRKPPAPKTTSEPNTKQLSYEEVVNQSSPSNCTVYCGGIAVGLTEQLMRQTFSPFGQIMEIRVFPEKGYSFVRFSSHESAAHAIVSVNGTTIEGHIVKCYWGKETPDGMGQFQQQNQMSYPQPWSQFGQWYGNTQQFGQYMPNGWQMPPYGVYGQTWNQQGFRMDQTPPTATWMGANYGVQPPQGQSPSVITNQAGFGMAGYQTQFPGENVCFPPIVSQAAQCPGRPSS
- the tia1 gene encoding nucleolysin TIA-1 isoform X3, giving the protein MMMEDDGQPRTLYVGNLSRDVTEALILQLFSQIGPCKSCKMIVETGNDPYCFVEFYEHRHAAAALAAMNGRKIMGKEVKVNWATTPSSQKKDTSTFINSTDHFHVFVGDLSPEITTEDIKAAFAPFGRISDARVVKDLATGKSKGYGFVSFYNKWDAENAIQQMGGQWLGGRQIRTNWATRKPPAPKTTSEPNTKQLSYEEVVNQSSPSNCTVYCGGIAVGLTEQLMRQTFSPFGQIMEIRVFPEKGYSFVRFSSHESAAHAIVSVNGTTIEGHIVKCYWGKETPDGMGQFQQQNQMSYPQPWSQFGQWYGNTQQFGQYMPNGWQMPPYGVYGQTWNQQGFRMDQTPPTATWMGANYGVQPPQGQSPSVITNQAGFGMAGYQTQFPGENVCFPPIVSQAAQCPGRPSS